In a single window of the Alphaproteobacteria bacterium genome:
- the sctJ gene encoding type III secretion inner membrane ring lipoprotein SctJ, translated as MKSLKSYLKLPFFGLFLLLGGCNVVLYTDISENDANEMLVLLLENGISATKVDGSKSPMKNLMVQSSQIAQALDILQSQGFPKQVYSDLGTLFAKQGLISSPTEEKVRFIYGVSQQLAETISQIDGVVVARVNVVIPDTNVSSQTTEPSSASVLIKYNRAYELDSQIPQIKLLVANSVEGLTYEKVTVVLFPALDVKYGKSAESYQPTSSKSMGMHFGDIKNIMSTLIATLLVVGALLFIFLQATRKKTVNNTEDDFYDPKQ; from the coding sequence ATGAAATCTTTGAAATCTTATCTAAAACTACCATTCTTTGGCCTCTTCCTTTTATTAGGAGGCTGTAATGTAGTTCTTTACACAGATATTTCAGAGAATGATGCTAATGAAATGCTTGTTTTGCTTCTTGAAAATGGTATTTCAGCGACCAAGGTTGACGGAAGTAAATCTCCGATGAAAAACCTGATGGTCCAGAGCAGTCAGATTGCTCAAGCTCTCGACATTCTGCAATCACAGGGCTTTCCAAAGCAAGTCTATTCTGACCTTGGTACTCTCTTCGCAAAGCAAGGCCTCATCTCTTCACCAACAGAAGAAAAAGTTCGCTTCATTTATGGTGTGTCACAGCAATTAGCGGAAACAATTTCACAAATTGATGGTGTTGTTGTTGCCAGAGTCAACGTGGTAATCCCAGACACAAATGTCAGCTCTCAAACGACAGAACCTTCATCCGCATCAGTACTCATCAAGTACAACCGCGCTTATGAATTAGATTCACAAATCCCACAAATTAAGCTCCTTGTCGCAAACTCAGTTGAAGGACTTACTTATGAAAAAGTGACTGTTGTTCTTTTCCCTGCGCTTGATGTTAAATATGGTAAATCAGCTGAAAGCTACCAGCCAACCTCTTCAAAATCGATGGGTATGCATTTTGGAGATATTAAAAACATCATGAGCACCCTGATTGCAACACTGTTAGTTGTCGGCGCACTCTTGTTTATTTTCTTACAAGCAACGCGCAAAAAAACGGTCAATAATACAGAAGATGACTTCTATGATCCAAAACAGTAA